From the Lepisosteus oculatus isolate fLepOcu1 chromosome 1, fLepOcu1.hap2, whole genome shotgun sequence genome, one window contains:
- the LOC102684711 gene encoding extended synaptotagmin-1, whose amino-acid sequence MRTDSGSIPIPTPDEVHAFDPPVTPGADAVSVLWSFGKCLGALIPVYLAGYFGFSIMMVVFGLMVYTGWKLTREGKETRLRSAMYLLENEEEITATRVLRTKREMPAWVSFPDVEKAEWLNKILQQAWPFLGQYVEKLLLETIAPIVRASSPHLQTLSFTKINLGEKALKVVGVKAHTENDKRQVLLDLYLSYVGDVEINVEIKKYFCKAGVKGIQLHGMLRVILEPLIGDVPLVGAITMFFIRRPRLDINWTGMTNLLDIPGLNSFSDTLIMDAIASHLVLPNRLTVPLVANLHVAQLRSPLPRGIVRIHLLEAEALAAKDTKIKGLVKGKSDPYAVVRVGTQTFTSRTIDDDLNPQWRELYEVIVHEVPGQELELEVFDKDPDQDDFLGRMKSDLGCVKQARVLDDWFPLMDTETGSVHLRLEWLSLLPSADKLDEVLQRNRSFSTQKAEPPSAAILAVYLDRAQELPLKKGNKDPSPMVQLSVQDTTRESRTCYGTHNPVWEDAFVFFIQDPRRQDIDIQVKDDDRSLTLGSLSIPLSRLLTAPDLSLDQWFQLDSSGSASRIYMNIILRILWLDDNVSPSAPVSPHPSVPVPMPAPGGAGQGEDGMGSVVNPGGVSVPPSASATLPQHTSPGPSFATEGVLRIHLVEAQNLIAKDNFLGRGKSDPYVVIRTGGMTFRSRVIKENLNPTWNELYEVILTEVPGQEVQFEVFDKDLDQDDFLGRLKISLRDIITSQYIDEWFTLSEVKSGRLHMTLEWLPRVTDPARLDQVLRLQSKSSYQNKVVPAAALLSVFVDRAHALPLKKSGKEPKAGAELILQSNSHRTKVCERSTSPLWEEAFSFLVHDPQEDMLIVKLSHSWGMPLGSLVLPLREILFEPDLVLDRWFNLDGAKPESQLLLRATMKILDSRVTECGLGDRSALDKAPAGLEGEVQEQPVPSPEKPTANQDLRHRSVPTQGDGEQGHGAPGQVKLSLSYSREENRLVIIIHACRQLAACAKDGSDPYISFSLLPDKNKSTKRKTSVKKRDLNPEYNERFDFELSLAESQKRKLELFVKNSVSFMSRERELIGKVQIDLAQVDLSAGVTQWYDLKQETH is encoded by the exons TTTCCCAGATGTGGAGAAAGCAGAGTGGCTGAACAAG ATCCTGCAGCAGGCCTGGCCCTTCCTCGGTCAGTATGTGGAGAAACTGCTTTTGGAGACAATCGCCCCCATTGTGCGAGCCTCTAGCCCTCACCTGCAGACTCTCAGCTTCACCAAGATCAACCTGGGGGAGAAG GCTCTGAAGGTGGTGGGGGTGAAGGCTCACACTGAGAATGACAAGAGACAAGTGCTGCTGGACCTCTACCTTAG CTACGTTGGTGATGTGGAGATCAATGTGGAGATCAAGAAGTACTTCTGCAAAGCCGGAGTTAAAGGGATACAG CTCCACGGGATGCTCCGCGTCATCCTGGAGCCGCTGATCGGAGACGTCCCGCTGGTGGGAGCCATCACCATGTTCTTCATTCGCCGCCCT CGACTGGACATCAACTGGACTGGAATGACCAACCTGCTGGACATCCCTGGGTTGAA CTCTTTTTCGGACACCCTGATCATGGACGCCATCGCCTCCCACCTGGTCCTGCCCAACCGGCTCACGGTGCCCCTTGTGGCCAACCTGCACGTGGCCCAGCTGCGCTCCCCGCTGCCCAGG GGCATCGTGCGGATCCACCTGCTGGAGGCGGAGGCGCTGGCTGCCAAGGACACCAAGATCAAGGGGCTGGTGAAGGGCAAGTCGGACCCCTACGCCGTGGTCCGAGTGGGCACGCAGACCTTCACCTCCCGCACCATTGACGACGATCTCAACCCGCAGTGGAGAGAGCTGTACGAG GTCATAGTACACGAGGTGCCGGGCCAGGAGCTGGAGCTGGAGGTGTTCGACAAAGACCCGGACCAGGACGACTTCCTGGGGAG GATGAAGAGCGATCTGGGCTGTGTGAAACAGGCCCGTGTTCTGGATGAT TGGTTCCCTCTCATGGACACGGAGACTGGTAGCGTCCACCTGCGGCTGGAGTGGCTCTCCCTGCTGCCCAGCGCGGACAAGCTGGACGAG GTCCTCCAGAGGAATCGCTCTTTCTCCACTCAGAAGGCAGAGCCTCCCTCGGCAGCCATCTTGGCAGTGTACCTGGACCGTGCACAGGAACTTCCT ttgaaGAAGGGCAATAAGGACCCCAGCCCCATGGTGCAGCTGTCCGTGCAGGACACCACCCGCGAGAGCCGA ACCTGTTACGGCACTCATAACCCCGTGTGGGAGGACGCCTTCGTCTTCTTCATCCAGGACCCCCGCAGACAGGACATTGACATACAG GTGAAGGATGATGACCGCTCCCTGACCTTGGGCAGCCTGTCCATCCCTCTTTCACGGCTGCTGACCGCTCCTGACCTCTCCTTGGATCAGTGGTTCCAGCTGGACAGCTCTGGGTCAGCCAGCCGCATTTATATGAACATCATCCTGAGG ATCCTCTGGCTGGATGACAATGTCTCCCCCAGCGCCCCTGTGTCGCCCCACCCCTCGGTGCCTGTGCCCATGCCAGCCCCCGGGGGGGCAGGGCAGGGTGAGGACGGGATGGGCTCAGTGGTGAACCCAGGTGGGGTCAGTGTCCCGCCCTCTGCCTCCGCCACtctgccccagcacaccagcCCCGGTCCGAGCTTCGCCACcgag GGGGTGCTGCGGATCCATCTTGTGGAGGCTCAGAACCTGATTGCCAAGGACAACTTCCTGGGCAGGGGCAAGAGCGACCCCTACGTGGTGATACGCACAGGGGGCATGACCTTCCGCAGCCGCGTGATCAAGGAGAATCTCAACCCCACCTGGAACGAGCTGTATGAG GTAATCCTGACTGAGGTCCCGGGGCAGGAGGTCCAGTTCGAGGTCTTTGATAAGGACTTGGATCAAGATGACTTCCTGGGCAG GCTGAAGATCAGTCTGAGAGACATCATTACATCCCAGTACATCGACGAG TGGTTCACGCTGTCAGAGGTGAAGTCAGGGCGGCTGCACATGACCCTGGAATGGCTGCCCAGAGTGACAGACCCCGCCAGGCTGGATCAG GTCCTGCGGCTGCAGTCCAAGAGCTCCTATCAGAACAAGGTGGTGCCCGCGGCCGCGCTGCTGTCGGTGTTTGTGGATCGTGCCCACGCCCTGCCT ctgaAGAAGAGTGGGAAGGAGCCAAAGGCAGGAGCAGAGCTGATTCTGCAGTCAAACTCCCACAGGACCAAG GTGTGTGAGCGCTCCACCAGTCCGCTGTGGGAAGAGGCCTTCTCCTTCCTGGTTCATGACCCCCAGGAGGACATGCTGATTGTGAAG CTCTCCCACAGCTGGGGGATGCCGCTGGGCTCTCTGGTCCTGCCTCTGCGGGAGATTCTGTTTGAACCAGACCTGGTGTTGGACCGATGGTTTAACCTGGATGGAGCAAAACCTGAGAGCCAGTTACTGCTGAGAGCTACAATGAAG ATCCTGGATTCCCGAGTGACGGAGTGTGGACTAGGGGATCGGAGCGCACTTGACAAAGCCCCTGCTGGACTGGAGGGAGAGGTGCAGGAACAGCCCGTCCCCAGCCCAGAGAAACCAACCGCCAATCAGGATCTCCGACACCGATCAGTGCCTACGCAAGG GGACGGGGAGCAGGGTCACGGTGCACCTGGCCAGGTGAAGCTGTCTCTGTCCTACTCCAGGGAGGAGAACCGGCTGGTCATCATCATTCACGCCTGCAG GCAGTTGGCAGCCTGTGCCAAGGACGGCTCAGACCCCTACATCTCCTTCAGCCTTCTGCCGGACAAGAACAAATCCACCAAGAGGAAGACCAGTGTGAAGAAGAGAGACCTCAACCCAGAGTACAACGAGAG gttcGATTTTGAACTCTCCCTAGCGGAGTCTCAGAAGAGGAAGCTGGAGCTCTTTGTCAAGAACAGTGTTTCCTTCATGAGCCGAGAGAGGGAGCTTATTGGCAAG GTCCAGATCGACCTGGCGCAGGTGGACCTGAGCGCAGGGGTCACGCAGTG GTACGACCTGAAACAAGAGACTCACTAG
- the avil gene encoding advillin isoform X1, with amino-acid sequence MEYTFRAVTHTPGIIVWRIEKMELVLVQEKFHGSFYEGDCYILLSTQRCGTTVSYHAHYWIGSESTQDEQGAAAIYITQLDEFLGGRPVQHREVQGHESDTFRGYFKQGVIYKKGGVASGMKHMETNSYDIKRLLHVKGKRRVTAKEVEMDWKSFNLGDVFLLDNGKTIIQWNGPESNQQERLKGMLLARDIRDRERGGRAEIGVIEGDAEQDSPELLEILTGILGQRTLELGRGEPDEQADQQQKANVTLYHVSDAQGQMKVTEVATRPLVQDLLNHDDCYILDQGGVKIFVWKGKRANKAERQTAMARAMDFIKMKHYPVTTNVETVNDGAESALFKQLFQSWVVREQTVGMGRTYSVGRVAKVSQEKFDATLMHAKPEISAQERMVDDGSGQVEVWRIENVELAPVDPKSYGFFYGGDCYLVLYTYEVNNRKCYLLYFWQGRHASQDEIAASAYQAVSLDQKYGGKPVQVRVTMGKEPRHFMSIFKGRMVIFEGGTSRRGITDPEPPVRLLQVRGTEPSNTKAIEVPALAASLNSNDVFLLQHQAGYFVWCGKGSSGDEREMAKKLSVLIGKGSEEIVAEGLEPAEFWEQLGGKTPYANDKRLQQEVPDHQPRLFELSNKTGRFIATEVTQFTQDDLSEDDVMLLDTWDQVFLWVGNSANKTEREQAVVTCQEYLLTHPGGRDPDTPILLIKQGFEPPTFTGWFTAWDPNKWSGGKTYEELKKELGDAASFTRLAADLNGSSAAPDEAPKSYEKFSPKELLNKQAHELPEGVDPALKEKHLSDEDFVAVMGISRDEFDGLPHWKQLCLKKSKGLF; translated from the exons ATGGAGTACACGTTCCGCGCCGTCACCCACACGCCTGGGATCATCGTCTGGAGGATCGAG AAGATGGAACTGGTGCTGGTGCAGGAGAAGTTCCACGGCAGCTTCTACGAAGGAGATTGTtacatcctgctgtct ACGCAGCGCTGCGGCACCACGGTGTCCTACCACGCCCACTACTGGATCGGGTCCGAATCCACGCAGGACGAGCAGGGGGCCGCCGCCATCTACATCACCCAGCTGGACGAGTTCCTGGGCGGGAGGCCCGTCCAGCACCGGGAGGTCCAGGGCCACGAGTCGGACACCTTCAGGGGCTACTTCAAGCAGGGCGTCAT CTATAAGAAGGGGGGCGTGGCATCAGGGATGAAACACATGGAGACCAACAGCTACGACATCAAGAGGCTGCTGCACGTGAAGGGAAAGAGGAGGGTGACTGCCAAAGAG GTGGAGATGGACTGGAAGAGTTTCAACCTGGGAGATGTCTTCCTCCTGGACAACGGCAAGACCATCATCCAGTGGAATGGTCCTGAGAGCAACCAGCAGGAGAGGCTCAAG GGAATGTTGCTGGCCAGGGATATTCGGGATCGGGAGCGGGGGGGCCGTGCGGAGATCGGGGTGATTGAGGGCGATGCAGAGCAGGACTCGCCGGAGCTGCTGGAGATCCTGACTGGGATTCTGGGCCAGCGGACGCTGGAGCTGGGCAGAGGGGAGCCGGACGAACAGGCCGACCAGCAGCAGAAAGCCAACGTCACCCTGTACCA CGTGTCTGATGCTCAGGGTCAGATGAAGGTCACCGAGGTTGCAACAAGGCCACTGGTCCAGGACCTGCTGAACCACGAT GACTGCTACATCCTGGACCAGGGCGGTGTGAAGATCTTCGTGTGGAAGGGCAAACGGGCGAACAAGGCAGAGCGGCAGACCGCCATGGCGCGCGCTATG GATTTCATCAAGATGAAACACTACCCGGTCACCACCAACGTGGAGACGGTGAACGACGGCGCTGAGTCCGCACTGTTCAAGCAGCTGTTCCAGAGCTGGGTGGTCAGGGAGCAGACGGTGGGCATGGGGAGGACCTACAGCGTGGGCAGAGTGG CCAAGGTGTCCCAGGAGAAGTTTGACGCCACCCTCATGCACGCCAAGCCGGAGATCTCGGCTCAGGAGCGCATGGTGGACGATGGCTCGGGCCAGGTGGAG GTGTGGAGGATTGAGAATGTGGAGCTGGCCCCCGTTGACCCCAAGTCCTACGGCTTCTTCTACGGAGGCGACTGCTACCTGGTGCTGTACACTTATGAGGTCAACAACAGGAAGTGCTACCTGCTCTACTTCTGGCAG GGTCGTCACGCCTCCCAGGACGAGATCGCCGCCTCGGCCTACCAGGCCGTCAGTCTGGACCAAAAGTACGGCGGGAAACCGGTCCAGGTGCGCGTCACCATGGGCAAGGAGCCGCGCCACTTCATGTCCATCTTCAAGGGCAGGATGGTCATCTTCGAG GGCGGCACCTCCCGGAGGGGCATTACGGACCCCGAGCCGCCCGTCCGACTGCTGCAGGTCCGCGGCACCGAGCCGTCCAACACCAAGGCCATCGAGGTGCCGGCACTGGCCGCCTCCCTCAACTCCAACGATGTCTTCCTGCTGCAGCACCAGGCGGGCTACTTTGTGTGGTGTGGAAAG GGCTCCAGCGGGGACGAGCGAGAGATGGCGAAGAAGCTGAGCGTGCTGATTGGTAAAGGGTCCGAGGAGATTGTGGCTGAGGGCTTGGAGCCTGCCGAGTTCTGGGAGCAGCTGGGTGGAAAGACACCCTACGCCAACGACAAGAG GCTACAGCAGGAAGTTCCAGATCACCAGCCCCGCCTCTTTGAATTATCCAATAAGACTGGTCGCTTCATTGCCACTGAggtgacacagttcacacagGATGACCTCAGCGAGGATGATGTCATGCTTCTGGACACCTGGGACCAA GTGTTCCTCTGGGTGGGCAACTCGGCGAACAAGACTGAGCGCGAGCAGGCGGTGGTCACATGTCAGGAGTACCTGCTCACTCACCCTGGGGGGCGTGACCCTGACACCCCCATCCTACTCATCAAGCAGGGTTTCGAGCCTCCAACCTTCACTGGCTGGTTCACCGCCTGGGACCCCAACAAGTGGAGT GGAGGAAAGACCTATGAGGAGCTGAAGAAGGAGCTGGGCGACGCTGCCTCTTTCACCAGGCTTGCGGCG GATCTGAACGGAAGCTCTGCGGCCCCAGATGAGGCCCCCAAGTCTTACGAAAAATTCTCTCCCAAGGAGCTGCTCAACAAACAGGCACATGAGCTGCCGGAGGGCGTGGACCCCGCCTTGAAGGAG AAGCACCTCTCGGATGAGGACTTCGTCGCGGTCATGGGAATCTCCCGGGACGAGTTTGACGGTCTGCCCCACTGGAAACAGCTCTGCCTCAAGAAGAGCAAAGGGCTTTTCTAA
- the avil gene encoding advillin isoform X2 has product MEYTFRAVTHTPGIIVWRIEKMELVLVQEKFHGSFYEGDCYILLSTQRCGTTVSYHAHYWIGSESTQDEQGAAAIYITQLDEFLGGRPVQHREVQGHESDTFRGYFKQGVIYKKGGVASGMKHMETNSYDIKRLLHVKGKRRVTAKEVEMDWKSFNLGDVFLLDNGKTIIQWNGPESNQQERLKGMLLARDIRDRERGGRAEIGVIEGDAEQDSPELLEILTGILGQRTLELGRGEPDEQADQQQKANVTLYHVSDAQGQMKVTEVATRPLVQDLLNHDDCYILDQGGVKIFVWKGKRANKAERQTAMARAMDFIKMKHYPVTTNVETVNDGAESALFKQLFQSWVVREQTVGMGRTYSVGRVAKVSQEKFDATLMHAKPEISAQERMVDDGSGQVEVWRIENVELAPVDPKSYGFFYGGDCYLVLYTYEVNNRKCYLLYFWQGRHASQDEIAASAYQAVSLDQKYGGKPVQVRVTMGKEPRHFMSIFKGRMVIFEGGTSRRGITDPEPPVRLLQVRGTEPSNTKAIEVPALAASLNSNDVFLLQHQAGYFVWCGKGSSGDEREMAKKLSVLIGKGSEEIVAEGLEPAEFWEQLGGKTPYANDKRLQQEVPDHQPRLFELSNKTGRFIATEVTQFTQDDLSEDDVMLLDTWDQVFLWVGNSANKTEREQAVVTCQEYLLTHPGGRDPDTPILLIKQGFEPPTFTGWFTAWDPNKWSGGKTYEELKKELGDAASFTRLAAKHLSDEDFVAVMGISRDEFDGLPHWKQLCLKKSKGLF; this is encoded by the exons ATGGAGTACACGTTCCGCGCCGTCACCCACACGCCTGGGATCATCGTCTGGAGGATCGAG AAGATGGAACTGGTGCTGGTGCAGGAGAAGTTCCACGGCAGCTTCTACGAAGGAGATTGTtacatcctgctgtct ACGCAGCGCTGCGGCACCACGGTGTCCTACCACGCCCACTACTGGATCGGGTCCGAATCCACGCAGGACGAGCAGGGGGCCGCCGCCATCTACATCACCCAGCTGGACGAGTTCCTGGGCGGGAGGCCCGTCCAGCACCGGGAGGTCCAGGGCCACGAGTCGGACACCTTCAGGGGCTACTTCAAGCAGGGCGTCAT CTATAAGAAGGGGGGCGTGGCATCAGGGATGAAACACATGGAGACCAACAGCTACGACATCAAGAGGCTGCTGCACGTGAAGGGAAAGAGGAGGGTGACTGCCAAAGAG GTGGAGATGGACTGGAAGAGTTTCAACCTGGGAGATGTCTTCCTCCTGGACAACGGCAAGACCATCATCCAGTGGAATGGTCCTGAGAGCAACCAGCAGGAGAGGCTCAAG GGAATGTTGCTGGCCAGGGATATTCGGGATCGGGAGCGGGGGGGCCGTGCGGAGATCGGGGTGATTGAGGGCGATGCAGAGCAGGACTCGCCGGAGCTGCTGGAGATCCTGACTGGGATTCTGGGCCAGCGGACGCTGGAGCTGGGCAGAGGGGAGCCGGACGAACAGGCCGACCAGCAGCAGAAAGCCAACGTCACCCTGTACCA CGTGTCTGATGCTCAGGGTCAGATGAAGGTCACCGAGGTTGCAACAAGGCCACTGGTCCAGGACCTGCTGAACCACGAT GACTGCTACATCCTGGACCAGGGCGGTGTGAAGATCTTCGTGTGGAAGGGCAAACGGGCGAACAAGGCAGAGCGGCAGACCGCCATGGCGCGCGCTATG GATTTCATCAAGATGAAACACTACCCGGTCACCACCAACGTGGAGACGGTGAACGACGGCGCTGAGTCCGCACTGTTCAAGCAGCTGTTCCAGAGCTGGGTGGTCAGGGAGCAGACGGTGGGCATGGGGAGGACCTACAGCGTGGGCAGAGTGG CCAAGGTGTCCCAGGAGAAGTTTGACGCCACCCTCATGCACGCCAAGCCGGAGATCTCGGCTCAGGAGCGCATGGTGGACGATGGCTCGGGCCAGGTGGAG GTGTGGAGGATTGAGAATGTGGAGCTGGCCCCCGTTGACCCCAAGTCCTACGGCTTCTTCTACGGAGGCGACTGCTACCTGGTGCTGTACACTTATGAGGTCAACAACAGGAAGTGCTACCTGCTCTACTTCTGGCAG GGTCGTCACGCCTCCCAGGACGAGATCGCCGCCTCGGCCTACCAGGCCGTCAGTCTGGACCAAAAGTACGGCGGGAAACCGGTCCAGGTGCGCGTCACCATGGGCAAGGAGCCGCGCCACTTCATGTCCATCTTCAAGGGCAGGATGGTCATCTTCGAG GGCGGCACCTCCCGGAGGGGCATTACGGACCCCGAGCCGCCCGTCCGACTGCTGCAGGTCCGCGGCACCGAGCCGTCCAACACCAAGGCCATCGAGGTGCCGGCACTGGCCGCCTCCCTCAACTCCAACGATGTCTTCCTGCTGCAGCACCAGGCGGGCTACTTTGTGTGGTGTGGAAAG GGCTCCAGCGGGGACGAGCGAGAGATGGCGAAGAAGCTGAGCGTGCTGATTGGTAAAGGGTCCGAGGAGATTGTGGCTGAGGGCTTGGAGCCTGCCGAGTTCTGGGAGCAGCTGGGTGGAAAGACACCCTACGCCAACGACAAGAG GCTACAGCAGGAAGTTCCAGATCACCAGCCCCGCCTCTTTGAATTATCCAATAAGACTGGTCGCTTCATTGCCACTGAggtgacacagttcacacagGATGACCTCAGCGAGGATGATGTCATGCTTCTGGACACCTGGGACCAA GTGTTCCTCTGGGTGGGCAACTCGGCGAACAAGACTGAGCGCGAGCAGGCGGTGGTCACATGTCAGGAGTACCTGCTCACTCACCCTGGGGGGCGTGACCCTGACACCCCCATCCTACTCATCAAGCAGGGTTTCGAGCCTCCAACCTTCACTGGCTGGTTCACCGCCTGGGACCCCAACAAGTGGAGT GGAGGAAAGACCTATGAGGAGCTGAAGAAGGAGCTGGGCGACGCTGCCTCTTTCACCAGGCTTGCGGCG AAGCACCTCTCGGATGAGGACTTCGTCGCGGTCATGGGAATCTCCCGGGACGAGTTTGACGGTCTGCCCCACTGGAAACAGCTCTGCCTCAAGAAGAGCAAAGGGCTTTTCTAA
- the LOC102684914 gene encoding E3 ubiquitin-protein ligase DTX3L-like, translated as MATASGEIHGTENGEEPMETDYSPLTEQPAPLPVPTAPLWISVDFLTKERPTKIKIQKMLQSFFNKKIKCEITTMQLVEGTPHYELQISPPFAVPRLLENRFLELEKDKMKVRVHFLESRSQLGAPPQSPTTTPIQEQIPVRVTVQADLTGLGAQAAERLLLLYGKGSPSPREFTMTGSFEEVAKFHRAFCECLPNSQRAPREPEGAESGPARAPLGLLNGDPGPSATDTAEPGVPGSKAPIPVPLLHFDYVSKAYKDEIQKIERENKVAITPNVSVSIDPAGGSEGKATVERAEKEFISLFQDVASHASCVQIPQPSLDHVAEAQREEARLVLSVTAKGCQVIGPARSLAKARMGGGATTSFRSGVESVPELEIKSQDPLVDQGLEIHQTYFHFIRCLFINQVAAIQQKYGVIIRAQDLDDSAMTLKVKVEPGEGRANLQSHALRAFIQLYQKVATKIMGCTLQDPKDTEKAKTVFREICARHPLVIDVEAPGHWKLIGFPEHLSPVVTEIEAKLGGPVFTEGARLRSGPLGSGPSARPEGATGGQDHSTEDQEDTCPICMDSFHSPETLRCKHRFCKECLEKSVEAMGPTCPICKDVFGRVEGNQPDGSMVWNIQPFSLPGYPSFNTIEIHYSIPNGKQTDKHPNPGRLFHGAERTAYLPDSPEGRDVLMLLKKAFDQKLIFTVGTSRTTGAADVVTWNDIHHKTNTGGGPQAFGYPDPDYLKRVKEELKDKGVQ; from the exons ATGGCAACAGCCAGCGGAGAGATTCATGGGACAGAAAATGGGGAGGAGCCCATGGAGACG GATTACAGCCCACTGACAGAGCAGCCAGCTCCACTGCCTGTCCCGACAGCTCCGCTCTGGATCTCTGTGGACTTTCTAACTAAAGAGAGGCCTacgaaaataaaaatacagaagatGCTGCAGAGcttctttaacaaaaaaataaaatgtgaaataacaaCAATGCAGCTGGTGGAGGGTACCCCACATTATGAGCTGCAGATATCACCCCCATTTG CTGTGCCAAGGCTGCTGGAGAACAGATTCTTGGAGCTGGagaaagacaaaatgaaagtgAGAGTTCACTTCTTAGAGTCCCGGTCACAGCTTGGAGCCCCACCTCAGAGCCCCACCACCACACCGATACAG GAGCAGATCCCAGTGAGAGTGACGGTGCAGGCAGATCTCACAGGGCTTGGCGCGCAGGCAGCAGAGCGTCTTCTGCTGTTGTATGGGAAAGGGAGCCCTTCTCCGCGTGAATTCACCATGACGGGCTCCTTCGAGGAGGTGGCCAAGTTCCACCGGGCATTCTGCGAGTGCCTTCCGAATTCCCAGAGGGCCCCCCGAGAACCCGAGGGGGCAGAGAGCGGGCCAGCCAGGGCCCCACTGGGGCTGCTTAATGGGGACCCTGGTCCCAGTGCTACAGACACGGCAGAACCAGGTGTGCCAGGGAGCAAGGCGCCCATCCCTGTGCCCCTGCTGCATTTTGACTACGTCAGCAAGGCCTACAAGGATGAGATTCAGAAGATCGAGCGAGAGAACAAGGTGGCGATCACCCCCAACGTCTCGGTGTCAATCGATCCAGCAGGAGGCAGTGAAGGCAAGGCCACAGTGGAGAGAGCCGAGAAAGAGTTCATCAGCCTCTTCCAGGACGTGGCGTCCCACGCGTCTTGTGTCCAGATCCCCCAGCCCAGCCTGGATCACGTGGCCGAGGCGCAGAGAGAAGAGGCCAGGCTGGTTCTGAGCGTCACTGCGAAGGGCTGCCAGGTGATCGGACCTGCAAGGAGTCTGGCCAAGGCCCGGATGGGTGGAGGGGCAACAACAAGTTTCAGATCTGGTGTGGAGTCGGTGCCGGAGCTGGAGATAAAGAGCCAGGACCCTCTGGTGGACCAGGGCCTGGAGATACACCAGACTTACTTTCACTTCATCCGTTGTCTGTTTATAAATCAGGTGGCGGCTATCCAGCAGAAATATGGAGTGATAATTAGGGCACAAGACCTGGATGACTCTGCAATGACATTGAAGGTGAAAGTTGAGCCTGGGGAAGGCAGAGCAAACCTGCAGTCTCACGCTCTCCGTGCGTTCATACAGCTCTACCAGAAAGTGGCCACCAAGATCATGGGCTGCACACTGCAGGACCCCAAAGACACAGAGAAGGCCAAGACAGTCTTCAGAGAAATCTGTGCTCGCCACCCTCTTGTGATTGATGTGGAAGCACCTGGCCACTGGAAGCTGATCGGTTTTCCAGAGCACCTGAGTCCCGTGGTGACAGAGATCGAAGCCAAGCTGGGGGGTCCTGTCTTCACAGAGGGGGCGAGACTGCGGAGTGGGCCCTTGGGCTCGGGGCCCTCAGCCAGGCCTGAAGGGGCCACTGGAGGCCAAGACCACAGTACAGAAGACCAGGAGGACACCTGCCCAATCTGCATGGACTCCTTCCATAGTCCAGAGACGCTGAGATGCAAGCACCGGTTCTGCAAGGAGTGCCTGGAGAAGTCAGTGGAGGCCATGGGCCCCACCTGTCCCATCTGCAAGGACGTGTTCGGGCGGGTGGAGGGGAACCAGCCTGATGGCAGCATGGTTTGGAACATACAGCCATTTTCTCTACCAGGATACCCAAGCTTCAACACAATTGAGATTCACTACTCGATTCCCAATGGGAAACAAACG GACAAGCATCCCAACCCAGGCAGGCTTTTCCATGGAGCAGAGAGAACAGCGTACCTGCCTGACAGCCCTGAGGGCCGTGATGTGCTGATGCTGCTGAAGAAGGCCTTCGATCAGAAGCTGATCTTCACAGTGGGCACGTCCAGGACCACAGGAGCAGCGGACGTCGTCACCTGGAACGACATCCATCACAAGACCAACACCGGTGGAGGCCCGCAGGC GTTTGGCTATCCTGATCCAGACTACCTGAAGAGAGTGAAGGAGGAACTCAAGGACAAAGGAGTCCAGTAA